Proteins encoded in a region of the uncultured Paludibaculum sp. genome:
- a CDS encoding DUF1080 domain-containing protein yields the protein MSLCRTGLYYTSTMYKIAAGIALFASLLVPAFGQKGKSPLVGRWDFNVTTPGGPRAAWLGVTEKNGTLEVWYQPTGGNVYQLKEFKAEGAHLSATISPAANNRPAVTWELDAAGDRLTGMQKRGDATMALAGMRAPELKRPEPKKWGKPEPLFNGKSLDGWEPMGDPANSHWTVKDGMLFNAAHGANLKSTRKFEDFKLHFEVNCPDHANSGFYLRGRYEVQIESEPLSANPVERRIGSIYGRIAPKTELPRKPGEWDTFDVTLVGRTVTVVRNGVTTIDHQEIEGITGGALDANEGEPGPFYIQGDHTGGLMFRNVTVALPSR from the coding sequence ATGAGCCTTTGCCGAACCGGTTTGTACTACACTTCGACCATGTACAAGATCGCCGCCGGTATTGCCCTTTTCGCCTCGCTGCTTGTGCCCGCATTCGGCCAGAAAGGGAAGAGCCCTTTGGTGGGCCGATGGGATTTCAATGTGACGACACCGGGCGGTCCGCGCGCGGCCTGGTTAGGTGTCACCGAGAAAAACGGAACTCTGGAAGTGTGGTACCAGCCCACGGGTGGAAACGTCTACCAGTTGAAAGAGTTTAAGGCCGAGGGTGCGCACCTCAGCGCCACCATTTCGCCGGCAGCGAACAACCGGCCCGCCGTCACCTGGGAGCTCGACGCAGCCGGCGATAGGCTAACCGGAATGCAGAAGCGCGGCGACGCAACCATGGCTTTGGCCGGCATGCGGGCGCCCGAACTCAAACGACCCGAACCGAAGAAGTGGGGCAAGCCCGAACCACTGTTCAACGGTAAATCGCTGGACGGCTGGGAGCCCATGGGCGATCCGGCCAACAGCCATTGGACCGTGAAGGACGGCATGCTCTTCAATGCAGCTCACGGAGCCAATCTGAAGTCCACCCGCAAGTTCGAAGACTTCAAGCTACACTTCGAGGTGAACTGCCCCGACCATGCGAACAGCGGGTTCTATCTGCGCGGCCGCTATGAAGTCCAGATCGAGTCCGAACCTCTCAGCGCCAACCCGGTGGAACGACGCATCGGATCCATCTACGGACGCATTGCCCCCAAGACGGAGTTGCCGCGCAAACCGGGCGAGTGGGACACATTCGACGTCACGTTGGTGGGTCGCACCGTGACCGTCGTGCGCAATGGCGTCACCACGATCGATCATCAGGAGATTGAAGGCATCACCGGCGGCGCTCTTGACGCCAACGAAGGCGAACCCGGCCCCTTCTACATCCAGGGCGATCACACGGGCGGGCTGATGTTCCGCAACGTCACCGTGGCTCTGCCCAGCCGGTAG
- a CDS encoding TonB-dependent receptor, producing the protein MGPILSCSIHAQSTKAELFGVINDSSGLPVAQAVVRLTNTGTNLASTQSTRTDGVYQFLALQAGSYRVTVEKPGFAPLQRDGILLRVGDRLDIPLALKVGDSSQTVEVTAAAPLLQSNRGSVSFMVEQQKVVTLPLDGRNFVPLIALSPGVTLPPGNLLPRVNGSRPRVSEYIYDGISVLQPEPGQVAFYPIIDAVDEFRVETNSYSAEYGRSNGGVIMVNQKAGSNELHGTLFEFFRNEKLNARNLFATTGVKPLFRRNQYGFVLGGPVQKDRTFFFVDWQGTRLNTGVVRTSTVPTTTQKAGVFSNSIFDPATTRRTDAGLARDAFAANTIPASRFDRATLAVLDRYPAPNVFTSSGAEATANNYRRTGSDTTAADQFDARLDRYMGARHRLFGRYSYLRDDSRPTAPLPDGSGNLTSGVIGSTLTRADSVAAEHTWSLSALSVNQVRFGYTRRTFDRASLQTGQSISQTTLIPNIPFSSFSDVLPTYDVVGFQQLGPPSSGNASFTTSVTQIIDNFSWVRGGHSLKAGADIRREALDVLQPPSPTGNFQFTNIFTSGLTPAGTAVSGTGNSVASFLVGQVGRFSIDAQPQVIQPRATVAEFFLQDDWRATRRLSLNLGVRYTLNFPSTVVDNRGAVFNLNTQKLDFLGQNGFPRGARDLEKKNFAPRVGLAFKVTDSFVIRSGYGMTWIEQAGITTPFTTPLFPFIQTLGQQSLDNINPAFVLSQGPTVAPRDPNPDSGLGQGVFGVQRGNGSGYAQQWNLTLQRTFGEDWSVEAGYLGSKLTRLGVPDVNLNQLTVEQLGLGSQLTQQVSNPYFGEIPSNTSLGTPSIARGQLLRPYPRFTTVTLYRNNTGHSTYHSFQSRLEKRFSAGLTLSVAYTFSRLIDDAGAVFDSAILTGPVANFQAADSFNKRLEKDVSTGNIPHVFSSGFVYQLPLGQGRKRSLHGWKETLGGGWQVGGVIRAQSGSPIAITQVTNYNAFAGFGIQRPNRTADPALPADQRSTGRWFNTAAFVLAPQFTIGSSSRNPVSGPGYRTVDLMVGKRFPIAERVYAEFRAEAFNVTNTPPLGNPNGSFGNAAFGTITTALDPRVFELALKLQF; encoded by the coding sequence TTGGGCCCAATCCTGTCTTGCTCGATCCACGCACAATCCACCAAGGCGGAGCTCTTTGGAGTAATCAACGACTCGTCGGGGCTGCCTGTCGCCCAAGCCGTGGTCCGGCTGACCAACACGGGCACGAACCTTGCCTCGACACAGTCGACTCGGACCGATGGCGTCTACCAGTTCCTCGCCTTGCAGGCCGGTTCGTACCGAGTCACCGTGGAGAAGCCAGGCTTTGCGCCGCTACAACGGGATGGCATTCTCTTGCGGGTAGGCGACCGTTTGGATATTCCGCTGGCTCTCAAGGTGGGCGACTCCAGCCAGACCGTGGAAGTGACAGCCGCGGCTCCCCTGCTACAGTCCAACCGGGGCAGCGTGAGCTTTATGGTGGAGCAGCAGAAGGTCGTCACTCTGCCTCTGGACGGTCGGAACTTTGTACCGCTGATTGCGCTGTCGCCTGGCGTTACGCTTCCACCCGGCAATCTGCTGCCGCGCGTAAACGGCAGCCGGCCACGAGTGAGCGAGTACATCTACGACGGAATCAGTGTGCTGCAGCCGGAGCCGGGCCAGGTCGCGTTCTATCCGATCATTGATGCCGTCGACGAGTTTCGTGTCGAGACAAACAGCTACTCAGCGGAGTATGGCCGGTCGAACGGCGGCGTGATCATGGTGAACCAGAAGGCCGGCTCCAACGAACTGCACGGGACGCTGTTCGAGTTCTTTCGAAACGAGAAGCTCAACGCGCGGAACCTGTTTGCCACCACCGGCGTCAAGCCGCTGTTCCGGCGGAACCAGTATGGGTTCGTTCTCGGCGGTCCGGTGCAGAAGGATAGGACCTTCTTTTTTGTCGATTGGCAGGGGACGCGGCTCAACACCGGTGTCGTGCGCACCAGCACCGTGCCGACGACAACGCAGAAGGCAGGCGTCTTCTCCAACTCGATTTTCGATCCCGCGACAACGCGTCGCACGGACGCGGGCCTCGCCCGAGACGCCTTTGCCGCGAACACAATTCCGGCCAGCCGGTTCGACCGCGCGACGCTCGCTGTGCTCGACCGGTACCCCGCGCCCAACGTCTTCACGTCCTCCGGAGCTGAGGCCACGGCGAACAACTATCGGCGCACGGGTAGCGACACCACCGCGGCCGACCAGTTCGATGCCCGCCTGGATCGTTACATGGGGGCGCGTCACCGGCTCTTCGGCCGTTACTCCTATCTGAGAGACGACAGCCGCCCCACTGCCCCTCTCCCCGACGGCAGCGGCAACCTCACCAGTGGAGTGATCGGCAGTACGCTGACACGGGCAGACAGTGTCGCCGCCGAACATACATGGAGCCTCTCCGCCCTCTCCGTGAACCAGGTTCGTTTCGGGTACACACGGCGCACCTTTGACCGCGCTTCGCTGCAGACCGGCCAATCCATATCGCAGACGACGCTCATTCCCAACATCCCCTTTTCGTCGTTTTCCGATGTGCTGCCTACGTACGACGTCGTGGGCTTCCAACAACTGGGGCCGCCTTCCAGCGGCAATGCGAGCTTCACCACCTCGGTCACGCAGATCATCGACAACTTTTCCTGGGTACGTGGCGGCCATAGCCTGAAGGCGGGAGCTGACATTCGAAGGGAGGCCCTGGATGTTCTACAGCCGCCCAGCCCAACGGGCAATTTCCAGTTCACTAACATCTTCACCAGCGGCCTGACACCGGCCGGCACGGCCGTATCCGGGACCGGCAACAGCGTGGCATCGTTTCTGGTTGGGCAAGTGGGCCGATTCAGTATCGATGCCCAACCACAGGTGATCCAGCCGCGAGCAACGGTGGCTGAGTTCTTTCTGCAGGACGACTGGCGCGCCACCCGCCGGCTGAGTCTGAATCTCGGGGTCCGCTACACGTTGAATTTTCCGTCCACGGTGGTGGATAACCGGGGCGCCGTGTTCAATCTGAATACGCAGAAGCTCGACTTCCTGGGGCAGAACGGATTCCCGCGTGGGGCCAGGGATCTGGAGAAGAAGAACTTCGCGCCGAGAGTCGGTCTGGCATTCAAGGTCACTGATTCGTTCGTGATCCGTTCGGGCTATGGCATGACATGGATCGAACAGGCGGGCATCACCACACCGTTCACCACGCCCCTGTTTCCGTTCATTCAGACGCTCGGACAGCAATCCCTGGACAACATCAATCCCGCGTTTGTGCTTTCGCAGGGGCCAACCGTCGCGCCGCGGGACCCGAACCCTGATTCCGGATTGGGGCAAGGCGTGTTCGGTGTTCAGCGGGGCAACGGCAGCGGCTATGCCCAGCAATGGAATCTCACACTTCAGAGGACCTTCGGTGAGGACTGGAGTGTGGAGGCCGGCTACCTGGGCTCCAAACTCACACGCCTGGGTGTGCCCGATGTGAATTTGAACCAGCTCACCGTGGAGCAGTTGGGGTTGGGTTCGCAGCTCACCCAGCAGGTGAGCAATCCCTACTTTGGGGAGATCCCATCGAACACTTCGTTGGGTACGCCCAGCATCGCGCGCGGCCAACTGCTGCGCCCGTATCCCCGATTCACCACCGTCACCTTGTACCGGAACAATACCGGTCACTCCACCTACCACTCCTTCCAATCGCGCCTGGAGAAGCGCTTTTCGGCAGGTCTGACGCTGAGTGTGGCCTACACGTTCTCCCGGCTTATCGACGATGCCGGTGCGGTCTTCGACTCTGCCATCCTCACCGGTCCAGTGGCCAACTTCCAGGCAGCTGATAGCTTCAACAAGCGGCTGGAGAAGGATGTCTCCACGGGCAACATCCCCCACGTCTTCTCCAGCGGGTTTGTCTACCAACTTCCTCTCGGACAGGGCCGGAAGAGGTCTTTGCACGGCTGGAAGGAGACGTTGGGTGGAGGTTGGCAGGTGGGCGGCGTCATTCGGGCCCAGTCGGGCAGCCCCATCGCGATTACGCAGGTGACCAACTACAACGCCTTCGCGGGCTTCGGTATCCAGCGCCCCAACCGGACGGCGGATCCCGCACTACCGGCGGACCAGCGCAGCACCGGGCGCTGGTTCAATACGGCGGCCTTCGTTCTCGCGCCGCAATTCACAATCGGTAGCAGTTCGCGCAATCCGGTGAGTGGCCCGGGATACCGCACCGTCGATCTCATGGTGGGGAAGAGATTTCCGATTGCGGAGCGCGTGTACGCCGAGTTCCGCGCCGAGGCGTTCAATGTGACAAACACACCGCCGCTGGGCAATCCCAACGGCAGCTTCGGCAACGCGGCGTTCGGCACCATCACGACGGCGCTCGATCCGCGGGTGTTCGAACTTGCTCTGAAACTGCAGTTCTGA
- a CDS encoding molybdopterin-dependent oxidoreductase — protein MRRICLFLLCALISVVAQPQPASVTIGGDVKTPLTLTARDLAAMPRSTAVVKGEKSTVTYTGVPVFELLERAGAPTGTELHGKTLASYLLVEAGDGYQVVFALPELDPAFTDNQVLLADTADGQPLGPTQGPFKLVVPREKRGARGVRMVTKLQVVLLRK, from the coding sequence ATGCGTCGAATCTGTCTGTTCTTGCTATGTGCCTTGATCTCCGTGGTTGCTCAGCCGCAACCTGCGTCCGTGACCATAGGCGGTGATGTCAAGACACCCCTGACGCTCACCGCGCGCGACCTGGCCGCCATGCCTCGATCGACCGCTGTGGTGAAGGGGGAGAAATCCACCGTGACCTACACCGGGGTCCCGGTGTTTGAGCTGCTAGAACGCGCCGGCGCGCCGACTGGCACCGAACTGCATGGCAAAACCCTGGCCAGCTATCTGCTGGTAGAAGCCGGTGACGGCTATCAGGTGGTCTTCGCCTTGCCCGAGCTCGATCCCGCATTCACCGACAACCAGGTATTGCTTGCCGATACAGCCGACGGCCAGCCGCTGGGGCCTACACAGGGTCCGTTCAAACTGGTGGTTCCAAGGGAGAAGCGAGGCGCTCGTGGGGTAAGGATGGTGACGAAACTGCAAGTGGTCCTGCTTCGCAAGTGA
- a CDS encoding substrate-binding domain-containing protein, translating into MSTSIRNQLGTIRRARGVSAVELARSAGVSRQTIHAIEAGSYTPNTEVTLKLARRLEVSVEELFSLAPDNPEAPAGVVSELLSAGPVAKGQAVRVCRVGDHLVSIPVQSVPYYLPEADGVISKLSRSPGRVELAVFAPEDTHHRKMTLAGCDPAIGLVAGIVEKVSGVELVSAAASSRLALTWLKEGKVHIAGSHLEDPATGEYNLPFLQREFPGTDLAVITFARWEEGFVTAQGNPLGIRSAGDLAGAAVRFVNREQGSGSRGLLDRLLAEAGVPARQVAGYDRVAFGHLAAAYAVLAGEADCCLATRSAAQTFGLDFVPLRSERYDFVMRRQTLEMPAVQSFLDVLQRAALRRKLETLAGYDTAQTGAVQA; encoded by the coding sequence ATGTCCACGAGCATTCGGAATCAGTTGGGTACCATTCGCCGGGCACGCGGCGTCAGCGCCGTCGAGTTGGCCCGCAGTGCCGGTGTCAGCCGCCAGACCATCCACGCCATTGAGGCCGGTTCCTACACTCCGAATACCGAGGTCACGTTGAAGCTGGCACGCCGCCTGGAAGTCTCGGTGGAGGAGTTGTTCTCTCTCGCGCCGGACAACCCCGAGGCGCCTGCTGGTGTGGTGTCTGAACTCCTCAGCGCCGGGCCAGTGGCCAAGGGGCAGGCCGTCCGCGTGTGCCGGGTGGGCGATCATTTGGTGAGCATTCCGGTCCAGTCCGTGCCTTACTACTTGCCTGAAGCCGACGGCGTCATATCCAAATTGAGCCGGAGCCCGGGTCGTGTGGAACTGGCCGTCTTTGCGCCGGAAGACACGCACCACAGGAAGATGACTCTCGCCGGTTGCGACCCCGCCATCGGGCTGGTGGCGGGCATTGTGGAGAAGGTCAGCGGGGTGGAACTGGTTTCGGCCGCGGCTTCCAGCCGTCTGGCTCTTACTTGGCTCAAGGAAGGCAAGGTTCACATCGCGGGCTCACACCTGGAGGATCCCGCGACCGGGGAGTACAATCTGCCGTTTCTTCAACGGGAGTTCCCCGGTACTGACCTGGCAGTGATCACCTTCGCGCGGTGGGAAGAGGGCTTTGTGACGGCGCAGGGCAACCCGCTGGGGATCCGCTCGGCCGGTGATCTGGCTGGCGCCGCCGTACGGTTTGTGAACCGGGAACAGGGCTCCGGAAGCCGCGGGCTGCTCGACCGCCTGCTGGCCGAGGCCGGAGTGCCCGCGCGCCAGGTGGCCGGGTATGATCGTGTCGCCTTCGGGCACCTGGCTGCCGCCTACGCCGTTCTGGCCGGCGAAGCGGACTGCTGCCTGGCCACGCGCTCAGCCGCGCAGACGTTTGGACTGGACTTCGTGCCCTTGCGCAGTGAACGCTATGACTTTGTGATGCGCCGGCAAACCCTGGAGATGCCGGCTGTGCAGAGCTTCCTGGACGTACTGCAGCGCGCGGCCCTCCGGCGCAAGCTCGAAACATTGGCGGGGTACGATACGGCGCAGACGGGAGCGGTGCA